GGATCAGAAGAGCCGCTACTGCTGTTTTACCAGTCCCACCTTTTCCCGTTATTGCAATTACTCTCGTCACAGAATACCCCGTTTATATTGTTTTTCTGTTTCAGGCTATTGCCTGTGCCTGTTGTCACTCAATTATTTCTTTTCCTTCTTTTCGCTGATGATCATCCTGTCGATCGTAATCTTTGCGTTCTTGAAGGTCAGTTTAATTCCACCGGCTCCTCCGGACATCATCGGCATTGCTGGCATTGCTGGCATCTGGAAGCCTGCTGCTGGCATCATCATTGGAGCTGCTTCAGCAGCTACTTCCTCTTCTTCCTCTTCCTCTTCTTCTTCCTCTTCTGCTTCAGCTGCCCAGTTTGCTACAACCGGGTGGTTCTTCTCCTTTAGGAAAGTTTTCAGGGACTCAATGTCCGTTACATCCTTTTCTGTTGCAATCTTATCCTTCATGTCATCAGGAATGGCTTCATCGATCTTTTCCTTGAGCATTGAAGGTAGCCATACAACTCTGTTCCATCCTCCATCAGCCTGGATGAACTTGGGGGAGTAGAAGTAGTTGATACCAATACCCAGGAATCCTACGATCTGCTTTCCGCCACCTGTCTGACCAGCCATTGTTGAGAAACCAAGACCGTTTGGAGCCATTCCCTGGTATTCTCTGTTAACCCAGCCTATACCGTCTACTTCAGGGATATAGAAGCCGACTACCTCGAAACATCCGCAGGATGTGTGAGGAGCATCGAAGAATGAGTGGAGTTTAATCTTGTCAAACTCGCCGCTTGAAAGCTTCTTGGCGACTTCGTTTACTCCTGAGTATTCACCGGTCTTGGCATCGAGGAGTTCACCCTTTTCAATTGCGAACTGTGGGCCTTCTGGGTCCACTTTTGCTGCTGCACGGCCGTCAAACCAGTTAATTGCACCGCAGAGAGAAACTCTGTCAGGGGAAACTACACAGACGTTTGTTGGAGCAAAGGACTGGCAGAGTGTACATCCGTAGAATACATCCACATCTTCGTCATGCAGGTCTTTCGTCCTGGCATCTCTTGCCTTGAAAATCTCCATTGCTTCTGCCATCTGTTTTTCGACTTCAGCCTGGTCAGTATAGAAGGTTACCTGCATCTTCTCGATGAAAGGCAGTTCTGTCTTGAAAAGCATCATAACAGCCTTTCCGAAAGGCTCGAATGAGTCCATCTTTGCAGCTGTGTCCTTGGAAATTCTCATCCAGACATCGTACCTCTGGTTCAGGTGCATAATGCCTTGGCAGTAGTTAATGAAGTCGTGTACACGCCTTTCGATGACAGACTCAAGGTCAGGCTCTACAAGTTCTCCGCCGACGTGGAAGATCATTGCCCAGGGGTAGGTCTTTCCCTCTTCCATATCCTTGAGGTCGGGACCGACAATCGTGACCTTGCCATCTTCGATCTCATCCATAGGCTTTGCACGGACAAGCTCAAGACCAAGTGACTTCGGGCCACCTAGTTCTACGAACATTCCTTCCTTTCTTACTCTTTCTCCTTCAAACATTGGGGAAATCTCAAATGGGAATTCTGACATTAATTTCGCCTCCTATAAATTTATAAAAGGTCAATTACCTCATCCAGTGCTGCAATATGATCTGCCTTGCTAAGGTTTCCGAAGGACATCGTTGCGTTCTGGATGTAGTTCCTGTCTATTGAAATTGATTTTACGTCACTGAAGTTCTTAACTGCTGATAGTACCTGGTTGATGTAATACTTCTTGTGGCCTAGGAGAATTATTGTATCATAGTTCCCGTTGCCATCAAGCCCTGGCCAGTCGGGGTCGGTCAGGTAGAAGCCAAGCTGGTGAAGATTGATGTACTTGGCATTGACATCCTTATCCACAAATCCTGGCATTGAGGATCCGGTTGCTGCAATTGGGATGTTCTTTGCTTTTGCAATCTTCACTGCGCGGTCAAGAAGTTCAGGGTCGAGAACTCCAGTGCCTACCACGAAAAGTGGTCTCTTTGCCTTTGAGATCAGCTTGGCGGCAACTTCCGTGGTTATAGCCTTTGAAGTCTTTACACCATAGCTGGTGAACAGTTTGGTGTTCTTAGTAGTGTCAACCATCTTCAGGCCTCCTTGCAAAGTCTCTTAAGGTTAGTTGGCTGCGAAGAGACATCGAATTTAATCTTCGGGCCGGAAATGATCTTCTTCTTCTTCCAGTCGATCTCCCATCCGTGCTCGGTTTCAAGCTTCTTCAGGAGCTCTTCACGCCTGGAGAGAGGCAGGTCAGCTTCGTGCCTGACGAACTTCCACCAGTCTTCCGGCAAAACACCAAGATACTTCTCGCTGAGTTCTATCCAGTGGGTGAGCTTGATGGACCTGCCCATGTTGTTGTCGGACGGGCGAATACAGTTCTTTGCCAACAATACACAGGCTTCCTGCCAAGTCTCTGCAGTTGTGATAAGGAACTCTGGAGATGGCGGAATATCCAGTTCAGAGCCGTTTCTGCTGTCGTAAACCTTCCACTTGTTCTCATCATAGGTCTTGGCGATGAGTGCTCTCCTGTACTTCCCACTGTGAGGTCCGAGCACTGCAGGAATACCATACATGTTGCATCCTGTACCGATAGCTGCTGCCTTCTGTGAGTAAGCACCCCATGCAAGTCCTACTGCACCTACACGGTTTAGTGTGTAGTCAGCGATCTCGGCGAGGTTGCCTGAAAGGTTTCTGCCTGCAAAGATTGCGGCGACCTTGTGGCATGTACCTGAGATGTGAGAGTTCGAGACACAGGAACCGGTGTTGAGGATGTTACCTCTCTCGAATCTGCCTGGGAATCTCTCGTAGAGAGTCTTGCCGTCAGCATCCTTGTACATACCGATGTCCATTGCGGAACATCCGGACACTGCAACGATATAGTTCCTGTTAAGGAATTCCTCTGCAATTCTGTATACATCCTTGGAGCCTGCAGGGTAGTTGGCACAGCCGATAATTGCGATAACACCTGGGGTGGTACCCATAACCAGGTTCAGACCTTCTGCACGAATCTCGGCGTCACTTACCTGACCTCTTCCTGCTCTTACCAGACCTTTCTCCTCGGCAATAGCCTTCTGAGCAGCCTTATCAATGACACTCAGGATCGGTATCTCCTTGTTACAGACCTGTTCACACCTGCGGCAGCCTACACAGAGATCGTGGAGGAAATCCAGAGCAGTAAAGTCTCCTTCCTTTGCAGCCTGGATAGCATCGGGGATGTCCAATTCTTCTGGGCATGCGAGTGCACATTCTCCACATGCTACACACTTGGCGACAAGGCTTGCCATTTCTTCGTCAGAGGGGATTGCTGAGATTCCTTCGCGGAGTGGAGCCATTTCCATGGCAAGTCTCGGTACGAGTTCTCCGAGCTTTTCATAGTCCAGCATTACACAGCCCGGTATCTTTCCAGTCTTAATGTCTTCAATGATTGCATCCACATCGTCATTTGTCCTGTCTGGCAAGCCATACATGACTTTCTCATTGGATGCGATAACTGGTATCTTAAGTTTCTTTCCTTCTTCTACAAGGTCAGCTCTTACACACTGTTCATCAATAACGATTACATCAGGTATTCCGGAGCGGACAACCTTGAGTTCCTTTGAAATGGTACCGACAATCTTTGCATATGGGGGTTTCCTGTCTTCTCTCTTGTACCTGGTCATGTCGAATGCGGTACAGCAGAGACCTCCAATTTCCATCTTGTCAGTCAGGTTGTTGTCTTCCAT
The Methanosarcina thermophila TM-1 genome window above contains:
- the cdhA gene encoding CO dehydrogenase/acetyl-CoA synthase complex subunit alpha produces the protein MSKLTTGSFSIEDLESVQITINNIVGAAKEAAEKAEEELGPMGPTPFPTAATVRDWSFTLFDRYEPVYTPMCDQCCYCTFGPCNLEGNRRGACGLDMKGQAAREFFLRCITGCACHSAHGRHLLDHIISIFGEDMPINMGASNVIAPNIQLITGRQPKTLGDLKPIMEYVEEELGQLLATVHAGQEGAAIDYDNKAMLAGILDHVGMEVSDIAQVTALGFPKSDPEAPLVEVGMGTLDASKPVIIAIGHNVAGVTYIMDYMEDNNLTDKMEIGGLCCTAFDMTRYKREDRKPPYAKIVGTISKELKVVRSGIPDVIVIDEQCVRADLVEEGKKLKIPVIASNEKVMYGLPDRTNDDVDAIIEDIKTGKIPGCVMLDYEKLGELVPRLAMEMAPLREGISAIPSDEEMASLVAKCVACGECALACPEELDIPDAIQAAKEGDFTALDFLHDLCVGCRRCEQVCNKEIPILSVIDKAAQKAIAEEKGLVRAGRGQVSDAEIRAEGLNLVMGTTPGVIAIIGCANYPAGSKDVYRIAEEFLNRNYIVAVSGCSAMDIGMYKDADGKTLYERFPGRFERGNILNTGSCVSNSHISGTCHKVAAIFAGRNLSGNLAEIADYTLNRVGAVGLAWGAYSQKAAAIGTGCNMYGIPAVLGPHSGKYRRALIAKTYDENKWKVYDSRNGSELDIPPSPEFLITTAETWQEACVLLAKNCIRPSDNNMGRSIKLTHWIELSEKYLGVLPEDWWKFVRHEADLPLSRREELLKKLETEHGWEIDWKKKKIISGPKIKFDVSSQPTNLKRLCKEA
- the cdhB gene encoding CO dehydrogenase/acetyl-CoA synthase complex subunit epsilon, with translation MVDTTKNTKLFTSYGVKTSKAITTEVAAKLISKAKRPLFVVGTGVLDPELLDRAVKIAKAKNIPIAATGSSMPGFVDKDVNAKYINLHQLGFYLTDPDWPGLDGNGNYDTIILLGHKKYYINQVLSAVKNFSDVKSISIDRNYIQNATMSFGNLSKADHIAALDEVIDLL
- the cdhC gene encoding CO dehydrogenase/CO-methylating acetyl-CoA synthase complex subunit beta, with the protein product MSEFPFEISPMFEGERVRKEGMFVELGGPKSLGLELVRAKPMDEIEDGKVTIVGPDLKDMEEGKTYPWAMIFHVGGELVEPDLESVIERRVHDFINYCQGIMHLNQRYDVWMRISKDTAAKMDSFEPFGKAVMMLFKTELPFIEKMQVTFYTDQAEVEKQMAEAMEIFKARDARTKDLHDEDVDVFYGCTLCQSFAPTNVCVVSPDRVSLCGAINWFDGRAAAKVDPEGPQFAIEKGELLDAKTGEYSGVNEVAKKLSSGEFDKIKLHSFFDAPHTSCGCFEVVGFYIPEVDGIGWVNREYQGMAPNGLGFSTMAGQTGGGKQIVGFLGIGINYFYSPKFIQADGGWNRVVWLPSMLKEKIDEAIPDDMKDKIATEKDVTDIESLKTFLKEKNHPVVANWAAEAEEEEEEEEEEEEVAAEAAPMMMPAAGFQMPAMPAMPMMSGGAGGIKLTFKNAKITIDRMIISEKKEKK